GATTGAATTGATTTTAATGGACATTACTTTTCAAAAAATACAAATCCAAGATCTTAATTTGGTCTTGGAACTTTTTAAGACCGCAGCAGAGAAAATTGCTAAAAAAAATGTAGATCATTGGCAATACTGGAAAAATCCACCAGAAGAAAAAATTAAGTGGGTAAAAAGCGGTATTGAAAATGATGAGTTTTACTTTATCAACGATTTAAATAATTATAACATTGGTATGGTACGAATTTTGCGCGAAGATGAATTGTATTGGGGAAAACAAAATATAAAAGCTAAATACGTTCATTCACTGGTTATTAAAGAAGAGTTTAATGGTAAGGGAATTGGGAAAATAGTATTAGATGAAGTTGAGAAAAATGCAAAAGAAAATGGTTGTGTATATCTACGATTAGATGCAGTTGCAAAGAATACTAAACTATGTGAGTATTACGAAAATTTAGGTTTTATAAAAGTTGGAATAAAAGAAATGCCTCAATCCATAAACAACTTGTATCAAAAGAAGATTTTATAAAAACCAAATTACAATGAAAAACTCAATACTACTGCTACTACTTTCTCTATTATTCGTGAATTGTAAAACAGAAAATACCATTGAAGGATTATGGATTGTTGAATCCGTAAAATCTGGTGAACACGAAGTTACTCCAAATGCAAGATGGATGAAATTTAATAATGATTTCACTCAAACATCAGGGAACGGTTGGTTTCAACATTCTGTAGGAACTTGGAATCTAAATAAAGACACCAACGAATTGTCTATGGTAAATACCAATGGAATTAAGGATGCTAATGAACCGTTTGTAATTACAATTGATGGTGAAAAAATGACCTGGAATAGAACAGAAGATGGTCAACCTCTTACTGTTTCATTAAAAAGAACCGATAAATTACCTACTACATATGGTGACCAAGTTCTAGGTTTATGGAAACTAAACAATTCTAAAGGAAAAGGAAATTTCTTTGAAAATATTAATGGTGTTTTATTTCTAAAATGGGATAGACGATTTAGTATTCGTTCAAGTTTGGGAAGGTTTAGCGGTGTTTACAATGTACATGGACATAAATCTGAAATAGAACTAATTCCTTATGGTAAAGATTTGAAAAGAAGTTTTTGGAAAGTAGATTTTAAAGAAAATCAAATCGATTTAACCTTACTCAATTCAGATAGTATGGTGACTAGATCATTTGTTAGAATTCATGA
This genomic window from Tenacibaculum sp. 190524A05c contains:
- a CDS encoding GNAT family N-acetyltransferase gives rise to the protein MDITFQKIQIQDLNLVLELFKTAAEKIAKKNVDHWQYWKNPPEEKIKWVKSGIENDEFYFINDLNNYNIGMVRILREDELYWGKQNIKAKYVHSLVIKEEFNGKGIGKIVLDEVEKNAKENGCVYLRLDAVAKNTKLCEYYENLGFIKVGIKEMPQSINNLYQKKIL